From Aspergillus luchuensis IFO 4308 DNA, chromosome 2, nearly complete sequence:
AACGGGAAGGGACGAGAAGTGGTGCGTAGTTAGCGTGAGATATCGGCACACCGAAGGCAGTTGGATGGACAGGCATCCCGAAACCGAGAGGGTCGGCGGATGGCCGAAGTGCTCGGGATGGACGACGGTGAGACTGGAAGTGGTCTCGGTGAGCAAGGTTGGCCGCTTAGGTGTCATGTACTTATCAGCGACGGTCGCTGCTTATGATGATATTTAGATTGATGGTTAAAATTTCTCCCTCTTGCATCTGCATTGTCGGAGGAGATTATACTTCCCACCCTCCTTcaatttctcctccttccctttgcCCGCTGACGGTCGGGCAAAAAGTGAGAAAGCATGTGTTCGTGAGAGTTCGGGATCGGCCAAGAGCCAAGAAGGGATTATCCCAACGCATGCAGAGTCAAAATTAGAATTTtctaaaagaaaaaaatttctTTCGTGGTTGGACCCACTTGGCGCCCGGTGATCTCCCTCGTTTGGGCTTGAGATTGCGTCGGAACCGGCAACTTTACTACGACTGAGCTCTTTTTTCTCGGTGGCTCAGGGGCTGATCtgaaggaagggagaggaaaatTTTTTCCTGCTAAATTTGACAGACAGGTAATGGAAACGAAGAAGATTCCAGGAACGTAGTGGATCATAAATGAATGCTCGTCAACAATGCTTTGTTCAGCAGGCTGAGGTTCCAGGAGGGTTCTGACTAAGGATGTTGCATGGCTGCGGGAGGCAGGGCGATAGTAATATTAGACTGCGTTAATATTATGCAGGCGTGGCTTTTCTTACTGCACCCGGCCATCACTTGAATCAAGGGAGGGTGGAGATCAGCCCATGtcgcccccctccttccaaaCAAACAATCCATTGATTCATTTCGTCAAGatacttcccttcccttccattctGTGACACGGAATGGCCGGAGACAGCGATGTTTTAGCCACTGGGATTGCAGTATGTGGTGGTCTTCGGGTAACGTCAACATGTCAATGAGATCCATGATGCAAACCGTTATGGTTGTACGTAAATTGTTTTTGTCTCGTGACGGGAATTTGGTCTGCCAACCCGACAACAGCCGCATCATCATAATTAATGTTTTAGATTATGATTCGGTCGAAGGAGGACTCGGTACCATtcaaccatccatcatcgtcatcatcagcagcagccgccaTCATGATCAAGATGAAAACCTTTTCTTCAGGATCAGTGTCACGGTCACAGTGTGGCAATACAGTCTGTGTAGCCGATCTGGAGACATTTTACTCCGTACAAGGATTGAAGATATCATGATGGATGAcaaactcatcatcatcaccatcattatcatcatcacaataAAGCTGTATACAAAGAGTATAGTACGTAgttagtatgtatgtatggatgtatgtatgtatttaCGGGGTATACAGAATGTGTAGAAGAATCAGTCAGGATTCGGAAGGCACGACTCAAGAATCTACCGAAAGAGGCAAGAATGTTGGTAACAGAATAACAgcagaaagcaaaagcaggTGATGCCCTCGTGACCTGCCCGCATCCATCTTCAATTCCTCCCGTCAGGAACTCCAGCTTCTATCCACTCCATTCCTTCCTTAGCGTTACTCCATCCAATCTCcagtcttctctccatctcggTTCGTCTCCATCCGCTTTTTCTCCGCTGGCGAAAACGGATTCCCCCCGATTCAGGTACTCACCGTCCACATCTCCCCGTTTGTCGTAGCCTGCTCCGGCTCTCTCCAGACACTCTCTCCACTCTCTCCCCACTCCAAGACACGCTCTCGAAGCATCCAATGAACTCTCCGCCCCCTAGCTTCCGAATCTCCCACCTCGTTCGCCTGTCTTCGGGCCCTTGAGATCTGGGCCCCCGTTTTTTCTTGCCATGGTCCTACCCCGAGGATGGGGTCCCTCCAATCCCTGGGATGGAGGCGAATTGCCGACGGATGGAGCGTCAAATTCTTTCACTTCCATTTTAGTGGCATTCACTCGTTGACGCCGTCATACTTACCGATTTCATCCTTGTGTGCggccctcttcccccccctctcccctcctctccccctctgCCCGGACCCCATATAtatccctccatctcccccgGGTCTGTCAGCCCTTTGGATGTCTTTCACTTCCAtcaatcttttctttttcccatcttcccatccctGGCAGAGGATTCCGCTTTGAATGAATCCATCGGCAACATGGGTGTCTCTAATATGATGTCCCGCTTCAAGCCTCAGGCGGACCACTCTGAGTCCTCCACAGAGGCTCCTACTCCTGCTCGCTCCAACTCCGCCGTCGAGAAGGACCATGTCATGCTCGATGACAGTCCCGTCAAGTACCTGACTTGGCGCTCCTTCATCCTGGGTGTCGTCGTGTCCATGGGTGGTTTCATCTTCGGTTACTCTACTGGTATGGGGACATCTATTTTCTACAGAAGGGCACACTTCGGTTGCTAACCTTCATCCACTATCCAGGTCAAATCTCTGGTTTCGAGACTATGGATGACTTCCTCCGCCGTTTCGGTGAGGAGCAAGCTGATGGCTCTTATGCCTTCAGCAACGTCCGTAGTGGTCTCATCGTCGGTCTGGTAAGTGGCATACAACATCCTGGACTGTCCATGGAGACCAACCCGACTAACAATCTCTTCAGCTGTGTATCGGTACTATGATTGGTGCCCTGGTTGCTGCTCCTATTGCGGACCGCATGGGCCGCAAGCTCTCCATCTGTCTCTGGTCTATCATTCACATTGTCGGTATCATCATTCAGATTGCCACCGACTCCAACTGGGTTCAGGTCGCTATGGGTCGTTGGGTTGCCGGTCTGGGTGTTGGTGCCCTCTCCAGCATTGTCCCCATGTACCAGAGTGAATCTGCTCCCCGTCAGGTCCGTGGTGCCATGGTCAGTGCCTTCCAGCTGTTCGTCGCCTTCggtatcttcatctcctacATCATCAACTTTGGTACCGAGAGAATCCAGTCGACTGCTTCCTGGCGTATCACCATGGGCATTGGCTTTGCCTGGCCCTTGATTCTGGCCGTCGGCTCTCTCTTCCTGCCCGAGTCTCCTCGTTTCGCCTACCGCCATGGCCGtatcgatgaggcccgtgaGGTTATGTGCAAGCTCTACGGTGTCGGCCCCAACCACCGCTGCATTGcccaggagatgaaggacaTGAAGGACAAGCtcgacgaggagaaggccgctGGCCAGGCTGCCTGGCACGAGCTGTTCACCGGCCCTCGCATGTTCTATCGTACCCTGCTCGGTATTGCTCTGCAGTCCCTCCAGCAGCTGACCGGTGCCAATTTCATCTTCTACTACGGTAACAGTATCTTCACCTCCACTGGTCTGAGCAACAGCTACGTCACTCAGATCATTTTGGGTGCTGTCAACTTCGGTATGACCCTGCCCGGTCTGTACGTCGTCGAGCACTTTGGTCGTCGTAACAGTCTGATGGTCGGTGCCGCCTGGATGTTCATCTGTTTCATGATCTGGGCTTCCGTTGGTCACTTCGCTCTGGATCTCGCCGACCCTCAGGCCACTCCTGCCGCTGGTAAGGCCatgatcatcttcacctgcttcttcatcgtTGGTTTCGCCACCACCTGGGGTCCTATTGTCTGGGCCATCTGTGGTGAGATGTACCCCGCCCGCTACCGTGCTCTCTGCATTGGAATTGCCACCGCTGCCAACTGGACCTGGAACTTcctcatctccttcttcaccccctTCATCTCTAGCTCCATTGACTTCGCCTACGGCTACGTCTTTGCTGGATGCTGTTTCGCCGCCATCttcgttgtcttcttctttgtcaacGAGACCCAGGGTCGCACTCTCGAGGAGGTCGACACCATGTACGTGCTCCACGTCAAGCCCTGGCAGAGTGCCAGCTGGGTTCCCCCGGAGGGTATTGTCCAGGACATGCACCgtcccccttcctcttccaagcaGGAGGGTCAGGCTGAGATGGCTGAGCACACTGAGCCCACTGAGCTCCGCGAGTAAGCCACTCGCGCTCGCGAACTCATTTTGCTCGTTGTTCTTTACATTGAACCTGCATCTAAAGCtttgatttatttaattGCATGATTGCTCTTTGCATTGCATTTGCTATCTAGCTATCATCGGCATGAAAGCGTCCACGCACGCAATGTTTGAATGGCTTGACTCATCGGAAAGGACATGGTTGGGAACTACATCGGCGTTTGGTGATACCTGCAACTGCATACATCTGTTGACGTTGATTTTTTTGAGGTTATTGAGAAACGATTAATACAAGTACATATGAACCTTAAACTGTGATCCAGTAGATTTTTCACTCGTCTTAGTAATGTAGTAAAATAGACAGTAACGTGCCCAAACTGATCAGTGCACTCATTATCCGACCATCTCCATACACGGAATAGCGTCCTCCACACCCACTTCCTCGGTGTCAATACGAAGTCAGGAACGGCTTTACACAGCGGGTCCGGGGTACCCTCATTTTCTACTGACCTTCTAGAAGAATTCCAGAAAACACATAGAACAACACCTACTACAAGCACGTGCACATTCCCCAGCTATAAGTAGATACTTTCTTTCTATGTTCATTACACGACTCAAAGTATATACATCGCTTTAGTCCTCTCACTCACCTAGGTACTCACTAGTCAGCAAATAATAGCTAGCAGCTAGCACATACTACCAGCAAAGCAACCAACCCACGaaccactcactcactgaataataataacatgAATAGTACCTATCCAGCATCTTACTCGGTTGAAGTGAGTAAGTAGCATTCattatcatccatccatagtAATGACACGgaagtcatcttcttcgtgaATCTGTTCGCCTTTGCCATGAGGATAGTATCTTTGTGTGCAAGTGCTTGTGGAATACTGGAGTTAGTAGGGAGATGGATATGATTATGATGAGTTGGTACTTGAAGAAAAATGATCAGTAAGTGTTTTTTCATCTTACTTgacttgtttgtttgtgttTGGGGTACTAGGACTGGGTCTTTGttggtgtatgtgtatgtttTGAATTTGAACTGTTGGttgtttgggtttggtgggttgggatgggaaggaagggagtaTGGAAGTTGTTAAATAGGGATGGAcgaagaggtggtggtagttgatCAACCAgtcagtagtaagtagtaagagAAGCCATGTACTTAgcagaggggaggagggggtgaaggttTAGATCACCTCCTTATACTTTAAGACAATGAAGtggtcttcttttcttgcccaAATAAGTCGCTTTGCTAGATTAAGTCATCGAGGCATTAGTGAACTACTACCATGAGCCCATCATATCTTCTTACTACTCCTCGTGTTAACTTGCTACGTTGGAAACACATATGATAACTGTATGAATAGTATGCCAGTGAATCGCATTCATCATACTTCTATAGACAGTCTACTTCCTTCACCACAACACAAAGCACAACTAAACTCTTCAGCAACATAACAATCGATTCGCGGGAATAAACCCCAGGTATTCAGGAGAAGACTATATTCATCCAaacgaaaaggaagaagacgacaaAAGGAAACACCCCCAACGCCCTTTTTTGGAACACCCATGTTTCATGACCACTATGTGTATCGAGTACTGTATTAAGAAGAAGGGACTTCGTCTCGTCATCGACCGTCCAAATCCGGACGATGCCTTTACCGACGCTGGGTCTTGCCGATGGTACGCTTTCCGGTGAACTGAAAGACACGTTAGTATATCAGATTGGAAGTGATGATATAGACGGAGGATAGAACTTACCAAGTGCTTGGGCAAAGAGGCAGTCGTGTGACGATCGGCCTCTCCCGCTCTTGCCATCcggttcatcttcttctgtcccAACTTGGCCAGGCGCTCGGCCTTGGTGCGTGCCAACTCGTCGACAACACCATCGTTGCGACGGTCTGTCGCCGCCTGGCTGCGGAGACggcccttggccttggcgatgGCCTGGCGCGGGTCCGACATGTCGACATCCATAGCATCGTCCATGTCCACGTCGCGGGTGGTCGTGCGACCACGGACCTGGCTGTGGGAACGGGCGCGGGAGGAGGCAGCGTCCACATCGTAACCAGCCGCATCCAGAGCATCCGACATCTGGGACAacttcttggccttggcgcTGCGAGGAATTTGCGCCCGGTTCTTGAGGGACTTGCGCATCTTGGCGTCGTTGCGCATCAGGGTGCGCTTCTCGCGGATCAGATCCG
This genomic window contains:
- the HXT1 gene encoding sugar porter family MFS transporter (COG:A;~EggNog:ENOG410PFSV;~InterPro:IPR005829,IPR005828,IPR003663,IPR036259, IPR020846;~PFAM:PF00083,PF07690;~TransMembrane:10 (i20-37o49-65i77-96o108-130i199-221o233-254i261-280o300-322i334-357o363-384i);~go_component: GO:0016020 - membrane [Evidence IEA];~go_component: GO:0016021 - integral component of membrane [Evidence IEA];~go_function: GO:0022857 - transmembrane transporter activity [Evidence IEA];~go_process: GO:0055085 - transmembrane transport [Evidence IEA]) gives rise to the protein MIGALVAAPIADRMGRKLSICLWSIIHIVGIIIQIATDSNWVQVAMGRWVAGLGVGALSSIVPMYQSESAPRQVRGAMVSAFQLFVAFGIFISYIINFGTERIQSTASWRITMGIGFAWPLILAVGSLFLPESPRFAYRHGRIDEAREVMCKLYGVGPNHRCIAQEMKDMKDKLDEEKAAGQAAWHELFTGPRMFYRTLLGIALQSLQQLTGANFIFYYGNSIFTSTGLSNSYVTQIILGAVNFGMTLPGLYVVEHFGRRNSLMVGAAWMFICFMIWASVGHFALDLADPQATPAAGKAMIIFTCFFIVGFATTWGPIVWAICGEMYPARYRALCIGIATAANWTWNFLISFFTPFISSSIDFAYGYVFAGCCFAAIFVVFFFVNETQGRTLEEVDTMYVLHVKPWQSASWVPPEGIVQDMHRPPSSSKQEGQAEMAEHTEPTELRE